One genomic window of Micromonospora sp. WMMD1128 includes the following:
- the dbpB gene encoding DGQHR domain-containing protein DpdB: MAPSHDSKNIARRALRIAQPGTPALYLFALQAEEVLQIADISRVSRDDAGKLIGYQRPQVRKHIQEIVEYLDTEAAVFPNPIILALSSSVRFQSSRGPGAADGLATSGLLSIPLPQSGKPKPAWIVDGQQRALALSRTQRQQFPVPVTAFVADSVGFQRDQFLRINNTRPLPRGLVTELLPEVDSPLPPRLAIRKAPSALCDVLNADKASPFCGLIKRASTSRQQAPNAVITDTVVVEMIQESLTSPAGCLFPYRDVTRNETDFDGILQALCTYWSVVRDTFPEAWGKPPAKSRLMHGAGIRAMGRLMDRVLGTVDPRLPEAPELISKHLAVIAPHCQWTGGRWDELNLRWNEIEHVSRHVQELSNYLIRVYLNERAGIR, encoded by the coding sequence ATGGCGCCCTCACATGACTCGAAGAACATCGCACGCCGTGCGCTGCGAATCGCTCAGCCGGGCACTCCAGCGCTCTACCTCTTCGCACTGCAGGCGGAAGAGGTACTCCAAATCGCAGACATTTCCCGCGTCAGCCGAGACGACGCCGGGAAGTTGATCGGCTACCAACGCCCGCAGGTACGGAAGCACATACAAGAGATCGTCGAGTACCTCGACACCGAGGCTGCCGTCTTCCCCAACCCCATCATCTTGGCCCTGTCGTCCAGCGTCCGGTTTCAGTCGAGCAGAGGGCCGGGTGCCGCAGATGGACTCGCGACCTCCGGGCTACTTAGCATCCCCCTGCCGCAATCCGGCAAGCCGAAGCCCGCATGGATCGTCGACGGACAGCAGCGAGCCCTGGCGCTGTCCCGTACCCAACGGCAGCAGTTTCCGGTACCAGTGACGGCGTTCGTGGCGGACAGCGTCGGTTTCCAGCGCGACCAGTTCCTACGCATCAACAACACCCGCCCACTGCCACGCGGCCTGGTGACCGAACTCCTGCCGGAGGTCGACAGCCCGCTACCACCTCGACTCGCAATCCGGAAGGCACCCTCGGCACTGTGCGACGTACTGAATGCCGACAAGGCGTCGCCGTTCTGCGGGCTGATTAAGCGGGCGTCGACCAGTCGGCAGCAGGCACCGAACGCTGTCATCACAGACACCGTCGTTGTCGAGATGATCCAAGAGAGCCTCACCTCGCCGGCGGGCTGCCTCTTCCCCTACCGCGACGTCACCCGCAACGAGACAGACTTCGACGGGATCCTCCAGGCGCTCTGCACCTATTGGTCAGTAGTGCGTGACACGTTCCCCGAGGCATGGGGCAAGCCGCCCGCCAAGAGCCGCCTCATGCATGGGGCCGGCATACGAGCTATGGGACGGCTGATGGACCGCGTGCTGGGCACGGTTGATCCACGCCTCCCCGAAGCACCCGAGTTGATCAGCAAACACCTCGCCGTGATCGCGCCGCATTGCCAATGGACGGGAGGAAGGTGGGACGAACTCAACCTTCGCTGGAACGAGATTGAGCACGTGTCCCGCCATGTGCAGGAATTGTCCAATTACCTCATCCGCGTCTACCTGAACGAACGGGCGGGAATTCGATGA
- the dpdA gene encoding tRNA-guanine transglycosylase DpdA yields MKFFFPDSQDQVDPTFDFQTEERDPFRVRQRDDLYAHEVLKPPPFNGLLVSKAIVDGTAGTSTGKYTLPQRHRLYRQGAREFFRLDNGSAPLKIMGDCGAFSYVGEDYPPYTVEEVVSFYEGCGFDYGISVDHVIFQYEPKALRTDEAAKEWVRRQQITLDLAAEFWQRCSASDVHFTPLGVTQGWSPESYADAVVELQRIGYRRIAVGGMVPLKTKEILACLRAIDDVRLPDTELHLLGISRVGDIPTFADHGVTSFDSTSPFRQAFKDDRDNYYALDRTYVALRVPQVDGNAKLKARIRSGEISQGRAMQLERAALARLREFDRGEIAIEAALEALDAYSAVWDGKANRSSQYRDTLENRPWQACDCSICKKVGIETIIFRGAERNKRRGFHNLHVFGQRLRRQLGDDDRD; encoded by the coding sequence ATGAAGTTCTTCTTCCCCGACAGCCAGGACCAGGTAGACCCCACGTTCGACTTTCAAACCGAGGAACGCGACCCGTTCCGAGTGCGCCAACGCGATGACCTGTACGCCCACGAAGTGCTAAAGCCACCGCCGTTCAACGGCCTCTTGGTCTCCAAGGCAATCGTAGATGGGACTGCCGGCACCAGCACCGGCAAGTACACCCTGCCCCAGCGCCACAGGCTTTACCGGCAAGGGGCGCGTGAGTTCTTCCGCCTCGATAATGGCAGCGCGCCGTTAAAGATCATGGGTGACTGCGGAGCTTTCTCGTACGTTGGTGAGGATTATCCTCCCTACACTGTCGAAGAGGTCGTCAGCTTTTACGAGGGGTGCGGGTTCGACTACGGCATCTCCGTCGACCACGTCATCTTCCAGTACGAGCCGAAGGCCCTTCGCACCGACGAGGCAGCCAAGGAGTGGGTCCGACGGCAACAGATCACCCTCGATCTCGCCGCAGAATTCTGGCAACGTTGTTCAGCCAGCGACGTTCACTTCACGCCCCTTGGAGTGACTCAGGGTTGGAGCCCGGAGTCATATGCCGATGCAGTGGTGGAGCTGCAACGGATCGGGTACCGACGGATCGCGGTCGGGGGCATGGTGCCGCTGAAGACGAAGGAAATCCTCGCCTGCCTCCGCGCCATCGACGATGTACGCCTGCCCGACACCGAGTTGCATCTCCTGGGCATCAGCCGCGTCGGCGATATTCCAACGTTCGCTGACCACGGCGTGACGAGCTTCGATAGCACGTCGCCCTTCCGCCAGGCGTTCAAGGATGACCGGGACAACTACTACGCGCTCGACCGGACGTACGTGGCGCTTCGCGTCCCTCAGGTCGACGGGAACGCGAAGCTCAAGGCGCGGATTCGCTCCGGTGAGATCAGCCAGGGGCGGGCCATGCAGTTGGAGCGGGCCGCGCTGGCCCGCCTTCGCGAATTCGATAGGGGCGAGATCGCCATCGAGGCCGCCTTGGAGGCGTTGGACGCCTACAGCGCAGTGTGGGACGGTAAGGCAAACAGGAGCAGCCAGTACCGCGACACGCTCGAAAATCGGCCGTGGCAGGCATGCGACTGCTCGATCTGCAAGAAGGTCGGCATCGAGACAATCATCTTCCGTGGGGCGGAGCGCAATAAGCGCCGCGGCTTCCACAACCTACACGTATTCGGGCAGCGACTGCGCCGGCAGCTTGGAGATGACGATCGTGACTAA
- the dbpB gene encoding DGQHR domain-containing protein DpdB encodes MTIVTKQADKSAMAANSGDVLHLPALEIRQGPNRRLYTFAVDGKQVPSFAAVSRVRRDSQQQLHGYQRPEVLAHVAAIRRYVESDDSPLLPNAIVVAFDDRVRFIPADTASDGPGYVRMGTLVVPVSEDWEDADKPGFIVDGQQRCAAIRDAEVSDFPICVTAFITADQADHRSQFILVNSTKPLPKGLIHELLPAASGPLPNQLRVRQLPATVLERLNFEERSPLRHMIQTPTNPTGVIKDNSMLRMLENSISDGVLYRFRGSDGSLPNIGLMVTVLSDFWTAVREVFGEDAWGKPPRKSRLMHGAGIISMGYLMDAIADTNGSGEDVPDAQAFAAGLKTVKDYCRWTEGTWDLGDGIPRRWNDIQNTPRDIQRITDFLVSTYYAKQGKRHDRSNRLF; translated from the coding sequence ATGACGATCGTGACTAAGCAGGCAGACAAGAGCGCCATGGCCGCGAACTCTGGGGACGTCCTACATCTTCCGGCTCTTGAGATCAGGCAGGGACCCAACCGCCGTCTGTACACGTTCGCGGTGGACGGCAAGCAAGTCCCGTCGTTCGCCGCCGTCTCGCGCGTCCGACGCGACAGTCAGCAGCAACTGCACGGCTACCAACGGCCTGAGGTCCTGGCACACGTGGCGGCGATCCGCCGCTACGTAGAGTCCGACGACAGCCCTCTACTGCCGAACGCAATCGTCGTGGCTTTCGACGACCGGGTTCGCTTCATCCCTGCGGACACCGCCAGCGACGGACCTGGCTACGTCCGGATGGGAACCCTCGTGGTACCCGTGAGTGAGGACTGGGAGGACGCCGACAAGCCTGGGTTCATCGTGGACGGCCAGCAGCGTTGCGCGGCCATCCGGGATGCGGAGGTCTCGGACTTCCCTATCTGCGTCACCGCCTTCATCACTGCCGACCAGGCCGACCACCGGTCGCAGTTCATCCTCGTCAACTCCACCAAGCCACTGCCCAAGGGCCTGATCCACGAGTTGCTCCCGGCCGCGTCTGGGCCGCTGCCGAACCAGCTACGGGTGCGGCAGCTCCCCGCGACGGTCCTTGAACGACTGAACTTCGAAGAGCGTTCGCCACTACGTCACATGATCCAGACGCCAACCAATCCCACGGGCGTCATCAAGGACAACTCCATGCTGCGCATGCTGGAGAACAGCATCTCGGATGGTGTTCTGTACCGGTTCCGGGGAAGCGACGGGTCGCTGCCGAACATTGGACTGATGGTGACCGTACTGAGCGACTTCTGGACGGCCGTGCGAGAGGTATTCGGTGAGGACGCCTGGGGCAAACCCCCTCGCAAGTCGCGTCTGATGCATGGCGCCGGGATCATCAGCATGGGCTACCTGATGGACGCCATCGCCGACACAAACGGCAGCGGCGAGGACGTGCCGGACGCTCAGGCATTCGCTGCCGGGCTGAAGACCGTCAAGGATTACTGTCGCTGGACCGAGGGCACGTGGGATCTGGGCGACGGAATTCCGCGCCGCTGGAACGATATTCAGAACACTCCGCGGGATATTCAGCGGATCACGGATTTCCTGGTGTCCACATATTATGCCAAGCAGGGAAAGCGACACGATCGGTCGAATCGTCTCTTTTAG